The region TTATGATTGATTTGCCTTATTCTATATTGGCAAATTTCTAACCTTTTGAGGATTATAAACCTGCAACCATTTTTCAGCTTCATTTATCTGGTTTCAGTAACCTGCCCTTAGTTGGACAAGAATGTTTCTTATATCGTACATTTAGATAACTTAAGTGCAGCATAAGTTTCACTATTTTATCTTCACTTTCTTTTCATTTAACTTACCGATTATTGTAAAGATCATTTTACGTTTTTCGAAAATTTGGATTGAACTAGTTAAATAGACTATTAAGGAAAATCAGCACCCTCTACTAGTTAACTTAATCCCAAACCCTTTCTATTCCGTTATTTATTTTCCCAAAAAGCCACCACTATTCATGGATTCATCATGTACATTTACCTACAAAATAGGCTATACTTAGATCTGTAAATAAAATTGCTAGCGTCAGGAATCAAATAATTTTTTTGAAGAATGCTTCTAAACTTAGTTTACCGACAAAGCAGCTTTATTGCATATTAAACCTGAGTACAGCAGGTAACTTTTTGGGAGATGACGATTATCAAAACTAAATTCAAACTACTATGGGAGCTTGGAGAAATCTACACTTCTCCATTGAATCTTTTTTTAATCCTATTAGGAGTTTCTTTTTCAACCTATCACTATAACCATACATGGAATTGGCGTATCATTTTATATATCTTAACAATCATTTTTTTCCATGTAGCCGTTAATATCTTTAATAATTATATGGATTATAAAAATGCTTCAGATGCCCATGATTATAAAATAAAATCTAATATCATCGGAAGAGAAAACCTTGATTTAGCAGCAGTAAAGAAAACCTTTTTATTCTTTTTAGGATTAGCTTCTTTTTTCGGTCTGCTATTAGTCTGGTCTACTAATTTCAATTTAATCCTATTAGGGTTAGGTATTTTAGGCTTTTATGTGGGGTTATTTTACTCATCAGGACCTAAACCATTAAATAGTTTGCCGATTGCCGAGACCGTCACATCTTTGTTCAGCGGATTTGTCATTCCTTTGATCAGTGCCTATTTGTGTTTATATGATGATGCTAGTTTTTCTTTCCAGACGGTAAAATTAGTCTTCTTCGTTAGCTTACCGATGGTTGTTATGATGTTTAACAACTTATTGGCCAATAATACTTGTGATTTAGAAGAAGATATCGTGAATGGCAGAAAAACGTTAGTTTATTATTTAGGTAAAAAGAAAGCCGTCCAGTTATTTAAATTCGTATTCATTTTTAATTTTTTATGGTTGATTTTGCTGGTCTACTTAAAATTAGCCCCACTCCTTATATTAATACTGGTTATATTGTTTCCAAAGTATTGGAAGAATTTGTCTCCTTATTTTGAAGTACAAGACAAACAAAAGACCTTCCCAGTGGCTTTAAAAAATATGGCCGGTATTATGATGCTGTATCCTATTTTGTATACACTCGGGGTCGTATTCGCACAATTTTTTTAATTAAAAAGAGTTTTTTACTGCTCAATCCAGCTCTATTTTTAATGACGAGAATAGTTGGCTTGAATTGTTTCGTTTACTGATTGACAAAGTAATTAGAAAATTTTAAAGTAACTTCGATAACAAAAAAGTTAGGAGACGTTAACGATCAAAAATCAAAAGAACCTTAATAGTAAAAAAATAATTAAAATTTTTATGATCCTTGTTATTATTGTATTGGTTGTCTTTATTGGGTTATTTTATTATTTATCTACTCATAATACTGAACAAGAAAACCAACCGGCTCCCAGTGAGAATCAATCTTCTGCTGCCCTTAATCTAACCAATGAGGACACCGATTATCAGTTCCTTTACCCTGATTATGAAATTGCCTATGTTTATATTTTAAATACATTTTCTAAGCAATTAGACAAATTCGAAGAGGATTCTTCCTCTGAAAAAGAACTTAATCAAGTAATAGATGATTTTGACGTATTGGTTAGTGATTTCTTAGCAAAAGTTCCGGAATCAACTGAAAAATTTCAAAAAAGTCGAGATTTCGCTGTCTCAAGTGCTGATAAAACTAAATCTGCCTTAGTAGGATTTAAACAACTTATTGAGTCAGGAGAATCTGTTCATTCAGAGAAAGAAATGGATGCTCTAAGCGATGCCGTTGCTGACTTTAAAGAAAGTCAAGAAGCATACAAAGAAATAATGGAGACCATTAAATAATCTGATTCCTAATAAAGTTAAAAAAACTCCTGAACCTATTTTTATAAGGTTGCAGGAGTTTTTAATTTTAAAGTTCTGTATTTAATACTGAACGCCCAGCATGATGATGGATTTTTCTCCAATCTACTAAGCCCTCTCCTAATCCGCGCAGCAAGATTTCGCCTGTTCCCATATTGGTAGCTAAAGGAATTTCATAAACATCACTTAATCGGAGTAAAGCAGTGATATCCGGTTCATGAGGTTGGGCGGTCAACGGGTCTCTTAAAAAAATCACCATGTCTATTTTATCATCTGAAATATAGGCTCCAATTTGTTGGTCTCCGCCTAATGGACCTGACTTAAAACGGTGTACATCTAAACCTGTAGCATCGACGATTCTTTGTCCTGTTGTTCCGGTGGCAAAAAGAGCATGTTTTTTCAAAATATCTTGATAAGATGAAATCAATTTAACCATTTCATCTTTTTTCTTATCATGAGCAATCAATGCAATGTTCAATTTTATTCCTCCATTCTTTTTCGTCTTCTATTTAATCATAACATGAAAATAATGGAATCGCATACTTTAGCAAAGCTAGAGTTTGTGTCAAGTTTTTCTCGAGTGTCCTATTCCTTCACTAGTTTAGGCACTCTATTTTTATACACCCATCAGCTACCGCACGGCTCCGCCGCTTGCTGGCCCATCTTTTGGAAGAACGTTCCTAAAACCAGGAACCTTCTCCCAAAAGACAGGAATTAACGAAAACTTTTAATTAATTGTCCTATTGCCGATGAACGAGAGGCATACAAGGGAATGGTCCCATTCTTTGCCCCGATTGACTGCCGTGTTTTCTCATGCAATAACGACGCTAAACGAACCGTTTGGTTCAGCTTGCGTTGTTGTCTCGCACTTCTATTTTGTTGGTGAAGGTAGGCTTCACGCAAGGTGTGATTGAACATCCCTTGTTTCACCTTTACCATAGCCTCGCAACCTTCTGCGCTCCAATGCATCCCACGCTTTTTCATGCGAAAAGAGATGTGTCGTTGATTCGATTCCATTGCGCCTAACCCTCTGGCGCCTTTCGGAGCCTGTTCTACTTTTTCACGCCAATCGAAAATGCGATCCCAGTTTCGTACTACATAGGTTCTAAATGTATTCAGTTTTTCCACTGCTGCTGTTTCGTCTAACGTACTTTCATACGTATCCAGCCAAATAGTTAAATGATCTAAATCATGCATCTTTATTGCTTGCTTGACCTGCTGTTTAAAAACGTTAGTTTTCACGCCAAATGCACGATTCAACCCTTGAAAAACATGATAAGAGTCTAGCTGATTGAGAACGGGATAATTCGATTGAGAAAAAGCTTCTTGGAATCTATCTGCAGTATAGCCTTGTCCACCGTCACTATTGGTAATGACTTGGGCTTGTTGTAAGGCATAATGATTCGCTGTAAAGGCTTGGACCTCTGCCCAAAAACCAGCGGTTTTTTTAGTCGTCATAATGGCTTTAGGTTCCTTTAAAGAAACGCGTTTTCCGTTTTTATTCCAGCCTTCGTAAAGAATGGCATGACGAACTTCTAAGCTTTTTTCTTTTCTGTTCCACGCACAAAAACACCATCCGCTTCGGCATAGAAATAGTCCACTTTTTTCCCTTCTGGCAATTCAACTGCTTCTTCTAGCTCCAATACGCTTTCTTCATCTTCACGTGCTTGTGCTGATCCAACGCGTTTAAGAAGACTGCCAACTGTTTGGTGGCTGATCGTGACAGCCGTCCATTCATTTAGAATAGTTGCAGTATCTCGATAAGTAGCTTTACTCGCCAACTCAGCCACTTTTACTTCTACTAATGGACTATGACGCTGATATTTTCGAATGCCTAACCACTCATCTAGTGGATAATGATTCTGATCCGTGTGATCTACCATTAAGGTACGATAGTACCGAACGGGACCGAAAATAAATTGGACCGTTTTCCAATCTTCTCGTTTCACTTTCCAACCTTCAAGTTGTTTCTCCTCTTTGATCACCTGATTGATATGAGTGAAGACATCTCCCACTAATTCAGAAAATACTTCATACATATAAACCTGAATAGCTTCTTCTGTCTCTATTAAATGGTTTGAATCCTGTCAAGCGAAAGTAAAAATGTCCCAAAACCAAGGGTCACATTAATGCAAGCTTTTACTTCGCAAAAGCTTGCATTAATGTGACTGAATTTGTTAAAATTAGCCTTAAGCTGTTTGTTCAGCTTCGTACTCTTCGAGTGTTTTTCCGACACTGCGAAGATATCTTTTGAAAGATTCTAGTTTCCACGGGTGAGATTGTGGGGGAATATACTGGCGTCTTTCTTTTTTTTGCTCTGGAATCGGATCAAACTCTTTTGAGTAATAGTCATGCTCTTTCAGTCTCCTTGTTGTGTATATTTTTTCAGCTATATTTACATAGATATCTCCATTAAACGCTTCGATAATTAGCACCTTTGATTTTCGTGTGAAGTATTTATCTTCACTACCTTCCGTAGGCAGGTAGTAGTTATTTTGATAACGAATATGATGCCCACTATCCACTTTTCTATTCGCTACTCGTGCTAATAACAAATTGATTTCAGATTTAGTTGGTGCCTTTTCATAAATGGATTCCTTCGTTTTATGACCAAACTTCTTATTGAAAGTTCTAACCCATTTCGTTAAAAAATGATTGGCTTTCTCAATAGATTGTATTCCAGCTAATTCTAAATCTACAGGAAGTCGCGATTGAACAGTCCCGTTTAAGCGCTCTACACGTCCTTTAGCTTGTGGAATAGATGAAGTTCTAATCTCAATACCGAGTTGATGACAGGCAAACCCGAACTGGGTAAATGTATCTTCTTCAACCGCTCTCATGGCTTTTGATGTGTATTCAAAAACCGTTCGTTTATCTGTCAAAAAAGCTAAGGGAATGCCTTGTTTCGTTAGAATCTGATTGAGCACATGATAATAACCCTTGAGTGTTTCTTGCGTATCGAAATAAGCCCCAACGATATTACCAGAAGCGGCATCAATAGCTAAATGAAGATGTGTCACCTCTTTACCAAACCAGTTATAGGAACTGGCATCCATTTGAATAAGCTCCCCCTGATATTTCTTTCTAGGACGGCTGGGATGGCTTTTTTCGGGTAACTCCATTTGATCTTCGGCTCTTGGAACCAATGGGTTCTCAGCCTTTTTTTCTCCTTTCATCGATTTAGCTTTGATTCGAGCTTTTATTTTCTTACGCGTTTTTCTTTGGGTTTTAGGTGATAAAATATTCGCTTGATATAAAATACGACGAATAGTCGTATCGGTGTAACAGATGTCATAATCCTCCTTCAGAATTTCAGTAAAATGCTTCACATTAGGCTGTATCTTAAAACTTTGATAGAGCTCGACCACTTGTTTTTTTGTTTCCTTTGGCACAGCGTGCTTAGCCGTTTTTCCTCTGTTACCGTGTGAAAAAATAGCTTTTCCTCCTTTTTGATAGTCTTGAATCAATCTGTTGACTTGCCTCGTCGAGAGCCCAAGTTCAACACAAGCTCTCTTTTTTTCCTTTCTTTTTTCTGCCACAGCTTTTATTACTTTATATTTTTTATCTTCATTCATCGTTAGCATGATCCTTTTCATGAGTTTATTTTATCATTTTGGGACATTTTATGCTTCGACCTACTTAGGACATTATCACGTTCGAATGATACTGTCTCTATTAAATGGTTTGAATCCTTTATTATTTGGTAAACCTTTGATATAATCTTATTCATAAGAAGGCCTCTTTCATTTATGTATTTGCCGCTCAAGCATACATTTATGATAGAATGCCTTCTTTCTTTTTTCCAGTAAAATTATTAACTCTCGAGAACTATTTTACACATACAAAGCTAGAAAAAAATTTGAAGAAGCCTTTATTCTTGAGTCGCTTTTTCAATTGCGTTACACTTAAGTTAATCAAAAAATAGAAAGAGGGAATAGAAAAATGGGAAAAAAAGTTGCAACAGTCGTGACAAATTTATTTGAAGATGTCGAATTTACCTCGCCAAAAGATGCATTAATTAAAGCAGGACACGAAGTCATTACCATTGAAGAAAAAGCAGGCAACCAAGTAACCGGTGAAAAAGGCGATGCAACGATCACTATTGATAAAGGCATTGATGAAGTTTCTCCTGAAGATTTCGATGCTTTATTGATTCCTGGAGGCTTCTCGCCCGATCAATTACGAGCAGATGACCGCTTTTTGACATTTGTTAAAGGATTTGAAGAAGCTAAAAAACCTATTTTTGCGATTTGTCATGGTCCTCAATTACTAATCAATGCTGAAGTAGTCAAAGGCAAAAAAATGACTTCTGTTCAGCAAGTCGGTGTAGATTTAAAAAATGCTGGAGCTTTATATGAAGATAGTGAAGTTGTCCTAGATGACAGCGGCCTTGTTACAAGCCGTACTCCTAAAGATTTACCAGCCTTTAATAAAGCGATTTTAGATGCATTAGCTTAAGACCACTCAGATAGTATTTCGCAGAAACTCTTAAAAAAATTAACTGATTTTCACTTTTTTCTCATTTTATTTTGCTAGACTTTGAAAGTCGTTTAAATAAATTCATTTTATTTTTACTCTCTTTTCTCCCCTAAGAAAAGAGTCCTATCCCCTGAGGGTTGAGTTCATTTACTCAACCCTTTTTTGTATATCTAACTTATTGTTTACTTTTCGGATAACTTTTACTTATTTGGATGAAGTTCTCTTATAAATGAGAAACTGTCGCTGAAATACAAGGTGTTTGTCACACTTAACCAAAGAAGAGGATGGTGAACCTGCACCATTACTATTTTGAGTCAGCCTCTTTTTATCATACTTGAGTTTCTTAACATAAAAATTAAACTTTGGTCATACTTTCTTCATATTTCATCGGTATATTATATACATACCAATAACAACCAACTTTTTTATATTTTCATTTTTACCTTATACTCCTCCAAAGTATCAGGTATTACTCCTTTTAACCACTTGTTTTTTAAACAAGTGGTTTTTTTGGTGCGCCCGGCATGGGTGATAACTTGGTGGTGAAAGTCCACTACAGGCTTTGCAGTAGGAACTGTTAGCGAATAGCAAGGGTGTCCCCCGTGAGGAGGAATCTGAAGGAAGCTGGACGCAAACACTCGCACTGACGAACAGAAATCTCATACAAGGCTGACTGGAGATGGACGAGCTTGCCAAATAAAGTGAAGTCCTATACTGCACGAATCTCCTACAGTAAATGAGGCAGTGACATGAGTGGAAGGTTATCATTCTTACCCGGGGAGGTCTCACTAGCGGCAAACACCGTAGTAACAACGAATAGTGAGAAGTCAGCAGATGCCATAGTAGGAGAACGCCGTTCTCTGAAGGGCAGAACAATAATAATCTTGAAGAAACAAGGAGGTGAAGTCACTACAAAATCGCAGAAAACATCGTGGTAAAGACCGAAAAGATGGCTTCTTACAAAGGGACAAGCTGGAAGCGAAAGAGTATGTAAGAGCGCGTAGTAGTGACAGCATGGAGATGAAAGAACAAGATGGTATCACGTTAATAGATAAAGTCATAGAGAGTGGTAATCTATGGCAAGCGTATGAAAAAGTACGAAAAAATAAAGGAGCTCCAGGAATAGATGGTATCACGGTCGAAGAGCTAGAGGACCATATGAAGAAATATTACCCAACGTTAGTACAGAAACTAAAGGACGGTACGTATAAACCTCAACCTGTTCGAAGAGTGCCCATACCAAAACCAGATGGTTCTAAACGTTATTTAGGTATTCCAAGTGTACTTGATAGAGTTGTTCAACAAGCTATTTTGCAAGTTATCGACCCAATGATTGACCCCTATTTTTCAAATAATAGTTTTGGTTTCCGTAAAGGTAAAAGTGCCCATCAAGCCATACAAAAAGCGGAAGAATATTATGAAGAAGGGTATAGAATAGTGGTCGATTGCGATTTGAAAAGTTATTTCGATACCATCCACCATCAAAAGCTTAGAGCCTATTTAGAAGAATTTATCCAAGATAAAGTTGTATTAAAGTTAATCTGGAAATTTCTTCGCTCTGGGATATTAGATAAAGATATCTATATCGAAACAGATAAGGGGGCACCGCAAGGTGGCCCACTGTCACCTTTACTCGCAAATGTATATCTAAACCAACTAGATCGAGAACTAGAAAGAAGAGGGCATAAATTTATTCGTTACGCGGATGATTTCGTTATCTATGTTAAAAGTCAGCGTGCTGGTGAAAGAGTCATGGAGAGTGTTACTGAGTATATAGAAAAAGATTTACGACTAACAGTAAATCAAAAGAAAAGCAAGGTGACCACTCCAACAAAAGCGAAGTTTTTAGGATTCCATATTATGAACCACATGGGAAAGTTGGATGCCGACCTGCTAAGTCGGCACAACGAAGATTCAAAGACAAACTTCAAAAACTAACTAGTCGTAAACGACCAGGAACTTTCCTGAACATTGTAAAAGAGATTAATCAAGTTACCGTTGGTTGGATTAATTATTATGGTATCAGTTATATGAAAACCTTTATAGCAGAAACACAATCCTGGTTAAACCACAGGCTTCGGCAACTTATCTGGAAACGATGGAAGAAAGTTAAAACACGTTATACTATGTTAAAAAGATATGGTATCCAACATGATGACGCATTAAAATTAGCTGCTTCTCGAAAAGGGTACTGGAGAACATCCAAAAACCACATTATTCATACAGCTATAACAAAAGACAGACTCATAAAGTGGGGATTAAAAGATTTATCCCAACTGTATGCGTCTGCCCAAACAAGATACTCAAGTTATTGAACCGCCGTATACCGAACGGTACGTACGGTGGTGTGAGAGGTCGGAACCGTAAGGTTCCTCCTACTCGTTTAGAACAGAATCAGTGAAATAAACCTAAAAAATAGTGTTTTCCCCCCTTTTAAAAACCTTAAGTCATTTGAATCTCTAGCAATAAGGTCGTTAATCTCCTTTTAAGGACCTTGAATCATTAAGTTTTCTAGTGATCAGGTCGTAAACTCTTTTCCGTGCCCTAAGTCGCTTAACTCTCTAGTGTTAGGGCAGGAAAATTCCTTTTACATGCCCTAAACTGCTTAAATACCAATCATTAAGGCAGGCAAATCTAGTTTGCGTGCCCTAAACGTGCGAGATGCTATCATTTAAGGCACGCAAACTTTTTTGGATACGAAAACGTAGGCCATCCCTGCCAATTTCCGACTAAATCAATAGGATTCCTGCTAGCAGCAAGAAAATGCCCTCTTTTTCCTGTTTTATTCAAGAGAAAGGAGGCTTTTTTATTATGAGTCTAGGCTTTTAAAGAAATCAATCAAAAGACAGATAAAATAGTTTGAAGTTTAATTCAACAAAAAAGGTTCCTGCCAAACTTCTGCAAGAGCCTTTTTATTTATTAACAAATTATTTTATATGAAGACTGGCACCATTGGTTTCAATCACTTGTTTGTACCAGTAAAAGCTTTTCTTTTTATAGCGTTCTAATGTACCTGTGCCGTCATCATGACGATCGACATAAATAAAACCATAGCGCTTTTTCAATTCAGCTGTTGAAGCACTAACAAGGTCAATACAGCCCCAAGTGGTGTACCCCATTAGGTCGACACCGTCTTTGATCGCTTCTCCAACTTGAACAAGGTGATCGTTTAAGTAGTCGATTCGGTAATCATCATTCACGGTCTTATTGCCATTTTCATCGGTGATCAATTCATCGTTAGCACCTAAGCCATTTTCAACAATGAAAAGTGGTTTTTGGTATCGATCCCAAAAGTCATTCAATACAATGCGCAATCCTTTTGGATCAATTTGCCAGCCCCACTCAGAAGCTTCTAAGTACGGATTCGGTATGCCGCCTAAAATATTGCCTTTACCAGGCTTACGTTTACTTTCATCAGCCGTTTCTGTAACACTCATATAGTAACTGAATGAAATAAAGTCGACCGTATTTTTAAGAATTGCTTCGTCCTCTGGCCCAAAATCCAATTCAACATCGTTCTCACGGAAGAAGCGTTTCATGTAGCCAGGGTATGCTCCTCGCACATGGACATCCGAGAAGAAATAGTTTTTGCGTTCAGCTTCCATCACTGCAATCATATCATCTGGATTAGATGTGAGCGGATAAACCGGCATTGTCAAGACCATACAGCCGATTTGAGCTTCCGGCATAATTTCATGCCCAATTTTGGTTGCTAACGCACTCGCTACCAATTCGTGATGCACTGCTTGATACAAGTCTTTTTGTGTTAATTTTTCAGGTGCCGTGTAAATCCCACCGCTCATAAATGGCGCATGTAAAATAGAGTTGATTTCATTGAAGGTCAGCCAGTATTTTACTTTTCCTTTATAACGAGTGAAGACTGTTCGCACGTAATTTTCGTAAAAATCGATCATTTTACGATTTACCCAGCCATCATATTCTTTAGATAAGTGCAATGGCGTTTCATAGTGAGAAAGAGTCACTAGAGGCTCAATGCCGTATTTTAAACATTCATCAAATAAATCATCATAGAATTTCAATCCTGCTTCATTCGGCTCAGCTTCATCACCATTGGGAAAAATACGAGACCAAGCAATCGACGTACGAAATGTTTTGAAACCCATCTCCGCGAATAATTTGATGTCTTCTTTATAACGGTGGTAAAAATCGATTCCGACTAATTTCATATTGTCTTCTGTCGGTTCTTCCGTGATTGGGCCGAATCCGCCATGAGGTGTAACGTCTTGGACAGACCAGCCTTTTCCGTCTTCGTTATATGCTCCTTCTAATTGGTTGGCTGCGACCGCTCCGCCCCATAAAAATCCTTTTGGAAATTGTTCTTGTGTCAAAATCATCCGCTCCTCTTCTATTCATTAACGTAACTATAGCATATAATCTGCTGCTTTTAAAAAAGGGCCGCATTTACAAAAAAATTGCTTTAATGTTGAAGGATAGTCTTTTAAAGTGAAAACTGTTAAAATGATAGACAATTAAAGTCATTTGATATTCGCTTTTAAATGACTGTATCTTGAAAGAATGGATGAGTGTAATGAATAAAACAGCAAGACAAGCTTTAACTTTATGTAAACGAATCGTTATAAAAGTTGGTACCAGCACCATTATGTATCCTAATGGTACAGTTAACTTGCAACGGCTGGAGAAATTAGCTTTTGTGTTAAGTGATTTGAGAAATCAAGGAAAAGAAGTTATTTTGGTATCTTCTGGTGCTGTGGGGGTCGGACTTCATCGACTAAAATTGCTGGAAGCTCCTAAAACCATTCCCGAACAACAAGCCGTTGCTTCTGTTGGCCAAAGCGAGCTGATGAACTTATACAGCAGCTTCTTCTTTAATTATGGACAAGTAATTGGACAAGTACTAATGACTCGCGATATTGTAGAATTTCCTGAAAGCCGGTTGAACGCGATCAATACATTTGAACAATTATTAATGAAAAAAGTTATCCCGATTGTAAATGAGAACGATACAGTAGCCGTCGATGAATTGGATCATGAAACGAAATTTGGAGACAACGATCAATTATCCGCGATCGTAGCAGGAATTACAGAAGCTGATTTGCTGATCATGTTGTCCGATATTGATGGATTTTACGATCGAAATCCTAATGAAGACGAAAAGGCCCAACTATTCCATGAAGTTCATCATATCACTCCTGAACTTCTTGCACTTGCAGGAGGAGTCGGATCAAAATTTGGTACGGGTGGAATGATTACTAAACTAAATGCCGCTGAACATATTTTAGAGCGCTCCGGTCAAATGGTCTTAGCTAATGGCGAAGATCCGACAGTTATCTTTAACATTATTGCCGGAGAAGATATCGGGACACTTTTTACTGCTAAACAAGCGAATTAAAGAGGAGGAAAATAAATGGAAACATTAGTGGAATTAGGCGAAAAGGCAAAGAAATCCAGTCGTTACTTGGCTCAAGCCTCATCTAAAGAGAAAAATACTGCGCTTCAATTAATGAGTCAGGCATTATTGGAAAATACTTCAGCCATTCTTGCAGCCAATCTGCAAGATTTAGCAGCAGCTAAAGAAAATCATATTGCTGAAACATTATTGGATCGGTTAGTTTTGAATGAAGAACGTCTGCAAGCTATGGCGGATGGTCTAGTACAGATCGCTGAATTACCTGATCCAATCGGATTAGTGAGCGGCATGTGGAAAAATGAAGCAGGTTTAACCATCGGCAAACAAAGTGTACCGCTTGGAGTCATCGGTATTATTTATGAATCACGGCCAAATGTAACCACAGATGCTGGTGCCTTATGTTTTAAATCAGGAAATGCGGTCATTTTACGCGGCGGAAAAGAAGCCATTCATTCCAATAAAGCTTTGGTCACTGTCTTGCAGCAAGCTTTAGCTAAAACTAACTTTCCAACAACAGCTATCCAATTGGTAGAAGACACAACCAGAGAAACTTCTCGCGACATGATGCGCTTAAACCGCTACTTGGATGTTTTAATTCCTCGCGGAGGCACACGTTTGATCCAAACTGTGATGGAAACAGCGACTGTTCCCGTCATTGAAACCGGCACAGGCAATTGCCATGTCTACATCGATAAAGACGCGCAATTGAAAATGGCTACCGATATCATCGTCAATGCAAAATGTTCTCGCCCTTCCGTCTGCAACGCCGCTGAAACTTTGTTGATTCATGAAGACGTCGCTGCTGAATTCTTACCCGTGATTGAAGCCGCTTTGGCTGAATACCACGTCGAATTGCGAGCGGATGAAACAGCTCTTAGCATTTTGAAGAAGTCGCAGCCTGCAACAGAAGAAGACTGGGAAACAGAGTTTTTAGATTTTATTTTAGCTGTAAAAGTCGTTTCTTCCTTGGATGAAGCCATTAACCATATCAATCAATACAGTACAGGGCATTCTGAATCAATCGTAACAGATAATTACTTTGCTGGACAACAGTTCCACCGTGAAGTCGATTCATCCACAGTCTATATTAATGCTTCTACTCGTTTCACTGATGGTTTTGAATTTGGCTTCGGCGCCGAAATTGGCATCAGCACTCAAAAACTACATGCTCGAGGACCAATGGGTCTAGCTGAGTTAACTTCTTCCAAATACATCGTCTTTGGAGAAGGACAAATTCGGTAGCTTCTTTTAAATTAGAAATGTATTTAGTAAAATGAGTTCACTTAAAGGCATCATTTCGAATAGGATCCGAGATGATGCCTTTAAAAATCAACAATTACTTGTGGACAGTCTGTGGATAACTTGTTGATAAGTAGATTTTCTGCTCTTAAAGTTATCCACATGGGGATAACCTAAATAAATAACGCAATAGGAGGTTCTCAGATGGAGTACCAAGAAATCATACATTTT is a window of Carnobacterium mobile DSM 4848 DNA encoding:
- the proB gene encoding glutamate 5-kinase, whose product is MNKTARQALTLCKRIVIKVGTSTIMYPNGTVNLQRLEKLAFVLSDLRNQGKEVILVSSGAVGVGLHRLKLLEAPKTIPEQQAVASVGQSELMNLYSSFFFNYGQVIGQVLMTRDIVEFPESRLNAINTFEQLLMKKVIPIVNENDTVAVDELDHETKFGDNDQLSAIVAGITEADLLIMLSDIDGFYDRNPNEDEKAQLFHEVHHITPELLALAGGVGSKFGTGGMITKLNAAEHILERSGQMVLANGEDPTVIFNIIAGEDIGTLFTAKQAN
- a CDS encoding glutamate-5-semialdehyde dehydrogenase, with protein sequence METLVELGEKAKKSSRYLAQASSKEKNTALQLMSQALLENTSAILAANLQDLAAAKENHIAETLLDRLVLNEERLQAMADGLVQIAELPDPIGLVSGMWKNEAGLTIGKQSVPLGVIGIIYESRPNVTTDAGALCFKSGNAVILRGGKEAIHSNKALVTVLQQALAKTNFPTTAIQLVEDTTRETSRDMMRLNRYLDVLIPRGGTRLIQTVMETATVPVIETGTGNCHVYIDKDAQLKMATDIIVNAKCSRPSVCNAAETLLIHEDVAAEFLPVIEAALAEYHVELRADETALSILKKSQPATEEDWETEFLDFILAVKVVSSLDEAINHINQYSTGHSESIVTDNYFAGQQFHREVDSSTVYINASTRFTDGFEFGFGAEIGISTQKLHARGPMGLAELTSSKYIVFGEGQIR